A part of Thiovulum sp. ES genomic DNA contains:
- a CDS encoding transposase (PFAM: Putative transposase DNA-binding domain), whose protein sequence is ANRYGVNISFIHPEYTNQTCNKCGCISRKNRKTQEDFSCIECNYSENADLNSAINIKNRVLLDVLRDKFLQINSFSEFRNKNLKKEIIKSTLENYYRVA, encoded by the coding sequence TTGCAAATAGATATGGAGTAAATATCTCATTTATTCACCCAGAATATACAAACCAAACTTGTAATAAATGTGGCTGTATAAGTCGAAAAAATAGGAAAACACAAGAAGATTTTTCCTGTATTGAATGTAATTATTCAGAAAATGCCGATTTAAATTCAGCTATAAATATAAAAAATAGAGTTCTCTTAGATGTTCTAAGAGATAAATTTTTACAAATTAATAGTTTTTCAGAATTTAGAAATAAAAATCTCAAAAAAGAGATAATTAAATCTACACTTGAAAATTATTACAGGGTTGCTTGA